The DNA sequence TCTTCGTTTCACTCACCCACTTGGGAGAAAAATTCCGGCCTACCCATCCAGCCACCAAATGGCGTTCATAAGCCCCCGGCCGCCGGATCAAAATGCCGTCCTTCTCCAGCTTCCGCAGCTCTTCTTCAATATCGGGCAAATCATACAGCCGTACCAGCATATCCATCATAACCCCGGCACCGTATCACAACCAAGTGCCGCGGCGAATAAAAAAAACTGGACAAACCCTCCTTTCAACCGTAGACTTCGCCGCACCACAAACAACGAGCTGTAGCGCAGGCTGGTAGCGCGCTTCGTTCGGGACGAAGAGGTCGCAGGTTCGAATCCTGTCAGCTCGACCACTTTTTAAAAGCCGCCTTCGGGCGGTTTTTTTGTTGTTTGAATACTGCTTTTCAAACAATTTCACACCTTAGAAACCCTATTTTCCTGTTATTTTACACTAAGGTGAATATAGCCCACTAAGTTTAATAAATGGTGCCATACTGATTGATTTTGAATCCATAAAGAGTATCAAGGACACAAAATCACATGAGCAAACCTCTCAGATTTACCATCTTCAAAATGCAACGTTGGGGCAAAATTCTCTACAGGATCAGAATACCGACCAGATTTGCAGCATCAGGGGAAAAAACCGACTTGTACTACAAAACAAGAGCTGAGGCTGAAGAAGAACAAGCCCTGCTCAGAGAAAAGTTGCCTTGCCGCGTTCTCGCAAAGAGAGCAAGCATTCTTTGTTTTTAAAAAAAGGTTTCTGAACATCGTGTCTGGAGAAGGAACTTACAGGTTTCCCTCTCCTGGAATCCCTCATTAAACCTACCCTTCACGATCCAGCCTCATTTGAGCACGTTTCATTAACCTGTAAATTCAAAAAGGGTAAGAAAAAACAGACCTTGGACAAATCATACTCCAAGAAGAATTTCGAGGAAAAAATGCTCTTGGCAATAAGGCAATCAACTACGCCGTTGTCGTCTATGATTACGACAAAGATACTTTCCTTGACGAAAAAGCAACAACAAACACAGAGCCATCTTTCCAAGGGACTTTAATTGAAGACGTGCAAAGACACCAAGTTGAAAATCCACAATAAAAAGCCCCGCTCATATTTCATGAGCGGGGCTGTCCCAATTTTTCAAATTCACCTGGGGATTTGATCCATGACGATAAAATCCTTTTTCCCCACATACTCCCTCCGGGTACCAGGATCTCCATATCCGTCCCGGAAACGTACTTCCAGTTCGTATATTTTTCCGCTGGCCAGAGGTTGTAAATAGGTCAGCAGCAGGTATGCATCCTTGACGGGCACTTCATATTTTTCTCCGGGGTTCAAGGTAATAAAGCGCATAAGATCCGCGACACGTTCCATTTGATAGGAGGGAAGATACCATGCCGTTGGCCTTTCTCCCTTCTTTCCGTTTCCCTGACTCCATATCTTGATGATGATATTCGGCCCGCGTTCCTTGAGAGGATAGAAGTCGTCGAAAAGACGCACAGCCTTTTCTCCCTTGTTGGCAAACACAAGCTTGAAGTCCGGAAAAGCGGCTCTTGGATCGAACGAAGTCTTTTCCATCACCACGGAACATTCAATCCCATTGTCCGCCTTGTCCCCCCATGCAGAAGCATGGAGGGACAGGCTGGCCAGAAGTCCTAAAATCTGGAAGATTTTTTTCATTACAGCACGAGTTTAGTCGCCGCCCGGAGAGTCCCCAGGAAACAATTCTTACCCTGCTGATTATAGTAGCGCGTTTCCAGTTCACAAGAACATTGTTTCCAGTCTTCCAACTCGACGTTATCCAGACAAACCGGAATTGTCACATGGTATTCCTCTCCGGGTGCAAGCTCCCGGTAGTTCAATGCACGATGAAACGTCATTGTTCCCATCTTACGCTCAAGAACACGAACGTCTCCCCGTTCGGTTCCCAGAATCGTCATGAAGAAGAAATCGGACGTTTCGTCGTCGATTTCGTCCAGAATCCGGACAGGCAGACTTCCCTCGTTGCGGAAACAGACTGTAATTTCTCCCTGCATGAACCTGGATGTGTCAGCAATGGAGAGCTTCAGGGATGTTGATTCCTCCGCAACTGCCCTGCTCCGTGTTTTCCCTTCGTTGACCGGCGGCAGGAAGCAAGGAGGCTCAATCGTGCCGGGTTGAGTAATATCCGCAGAAACGTTCCATCCATTGGTTAACGCCTGTTCTATAACCTGAAGGGTAGCATTATTCAGGACTTGTTGTCCGGCACAATAGGGGCGGTCGTTGGCGCCGTCCGGCAAACGCATCACATAATCTTTAACTTCGAGCCATAAAATATCTTTCCACGTTTGGACAGCCTTATTCATAGCTTCTATGGCGTCATCCATCTCCGGCTTTTCAGTGCAGGAAACACTCTGCTTTTCCAATTCTTCCTGTATTTTTAATTCCTTCCAGTAGTATTTGTAAGCATCTTCCCATTGCCGGCGGTGGTGTTGTTCGTGCGCGAGCGAGGCGGCCTGAGTATGCCACTTCCACACTCCTGCACGAGATTGATAGCCGTTCATGCAGTCAACCGCTTCGATGGCCTCAGCCTCTGAAACGGGAGGGTTGGCCAAAGCATCTCTGTAAGAGTCAGTTTTCAGAGAAATCTTGGAACCACAAGTAACGAGCTGAAGGCGCAACCTCCATACATTGGCGGCCTCATCCTTGCAGGCGGTAACATAGAAATTTGGAGGCGTGCCCGTTGTTTCACTTCTATTCAGACTGTTGTCAATCGTAAATTCCGGGTGGTCCCATTGGATTTCGACTTGTTGAGAAGGTTCACATGTAATGGAAGCCTCCCGTTCAATCGTCCAAAGCTTGATTTTGGGAGATGCTGAAAATTCACGGTTCATGGTGGAGTTTCCCTGGTACTTCCCTTCCATAATAGGTTTGGTATCCATGGTAACGTTGAATGCAATGGCATTGTTGCTGACAGGCTTGTAAGCGTGATTGCTGTATATCAAAGAAACCTTGTAATACCCGGCTTTCAGATATCTTGAACCCGTTTCCAGAGACAATTTCCCATTGGGCGGATCTCCTTTTTTCCCGCAGAGAAGTTCTCCTGCAAGGCTGAGGTACCCCTCATCATCGGCTTCTACACCGAAATAATACAAGCCGTCATGTTCCACCTTGATGAACATTTCGGGAGCTCCGGCACAGGTGGCATAATCCGAAGGAGTTCCGTCAAAGCCATATATCATTTCATCAACACCGAGCGTCTTGTTGATAAGAGGCTCATACCCTTGATAAATGCAGACGGGATTAACTGCCTTGTTGATTGGTATGTAATTATTCATTGCTATTGTTTGCTGTTTATTTTTTGGAAAGACTGAACCATCAGTCTTCTAGTATCCTGCCGATGTTCCATTGAACATATCAACACGTTTAACGCGTAGTTCACCCCACATTCGCCACGTAGGGGAAGGTTAAAACGACACGATAATCAAGCGGAAAATAAAGGGTATGAAAGGGGTACAAGAACACAACCATTGACTATCAATAGCCAAAAACTGAATTCTCTTCGTTCGGGACAGAGCGGAAGCCAGAAGGGAACAGGCAAAATCAGGAATCTACACAAGAGAAAAAATTATGGAATTGAAGATTTCAGAAAAGGAGCGGCAAGAACTCTTAAATCTCTTGAAGCAAACCGAATCTGAAAAGGAAAAAGCAAAAGCCATATGTGAACAAAAGCGTGTAAACAAAGAAGAGGATAAGAAAGCATTTGAAGAAAAGCTTTCACGAATGACTCCCGATGAAAAAGCCAATTACATCTTTGCCAAACTGAAAAAGGGATATTCTGCGATCATTGAAGTTGCCATCAAAGAAAACATGCATGACCCTGACATGTTTGAGTTCATCTCTTTTACAGGGCAACCTCTAAAAGTTGAGTCTGGCCGGACAGACATAAAAGCCATTTACAAATTCAGAGGGAAAAACGCCCTTGGAGCCAAAGTCCTCAACTCTCTGGAATGCAAAATCAATACCGACACAGGAGCACTCTACGACATCCAAAATCCCAAAGCAGGAGAATGAACCTTCTCCACAAAAAAGCCCCGCTCATATTTCATGAGCGGGGTAGATTTTTCAGAAAAGTTATTTTGTCACAAATTCTTTCCTTGCCACGTATCCTACCGAATGGCTCGGTGTCCCGTAATCGTCCCGGTAAGTCACTTTCATCAAATACTTCTTCCCCCTTTCCAAGGGATGGAGGTAGATGACATGTTTCGCAAAATTCCGGATGGGAACCCGGAAAGGAATCCCGGGCTTCAAGGCGGTGAACTTCATGTTCGCTACACTGCGTTCAACACGGTAACGCGCCCAGTAATAAGCCATTTTTTTAGCTTCTCCATCCCATATCTCCAGAATGATATCCGGTTTTACGTTATTTGCAGGATAGAAGCTGTCCAGCAGGCGCACTTCTTTCCGGCTTTTATTGGTAAAGATCAGCGTAAAATCCGGAAAAGGCTTGCCCGTCTCGACAGGTTCGGATGCCAGAACAACGGAACATTCCACCTCCTTGCTCTCCGGCCAAAAGTTGAATTCGCCTCCCAGGGACGGGAGGCAGGTCAACAGGATCAGGCAGGGAAGAAGAATTTTTTTCATAAAAGTACAGACGCGGTTGTTTCCAAAACTCCATGAAAACAGCCTGTTCCATGCCAGTTGCAGAAGAGCATTTCCAGTTCTCCGGATTGAACTTCCATCAATTTTCCTGAAATTTGGGAACTATCTACGGGAATGTCAAGCCTGTATTCTTCTCCGGGAGACAGCTCAAGACAGGGCAACTCCCGGGAGAAGGTGATTTTCCCTACCTTGGAATTCAATCGGTAGGTCCTCCCTGCCTGCAAACTTGTATAGAAAAAGAAATCCGACGTACGATCGTCAATCACATCAGGAAGTTTGACCACATCTCCGCTGATATTTTTTAAACCGACCCTTATTCTCCCTCTCAGCAAGTCCGCAGTATCCGCAATGAACAGCCGCAGAGGAGCCACAGTCCTGATTCTGGAGCCCCTGGCACTTTCCCCATTGACCGGAGGCAGATAACACACTGGCTCAATGACTCCAGGTTGGGTAATTTGACGCGGAACGTTGCTCCAGCCGTTCCGATCCACCAGATTGATGACGAACTCCGTGGCTTCATTCAATTTTTTCTGCCCGGCGTGATAGGGCCTGGTATTTTCTTTATCCGGCAAACTCAGGAAATATCTATCCGCTTCATCGTGGAATTTCTCCATAGTAGCTGCTATCTTCATTTTCATTTCTTTCAAGGCGTCATCCATTTCAGGAAATTGCCCACAGGACACCTGGATCTTTTCCAATTCTTCCTGCACCTTCAAGTTGGTCCAGTAAAAATTGCATGTGTCCTTCCACTGTTGCTTGTGATGCTCCTCATGGGCCAAAGACGCCGCAAGAGTATGCCACTTCCAAACTCCCGGACGAGACTGGTATCCGTTCATGCAATTGACAGCCTCAATAGCCTCGGCTT is a window from the Akkermansia massiliensis genome containing:
- a CDS encoding PA14 domain-containing protein, producing MNNYIPINKAVNPVCIYQGYEPLINKTLGVDEMIYGFDGTPSDYATCAGAPEMFIKVEHDGLYYFGVEADDEGYLSLAGELLCGKKGDPPNGKLSLETGSRYLKAGYYKVSLIYSNHAYKPVSNNAIAFNVTMDTKPIMEGKYQGNSTMNREFSASPKIKLWTIEREASITCEPSQQVEIQWDHPEFTIDNSLNRSETTGTPPNFYVTACKDEAANVWRLRLQLVTCGSKISLKTDSYRDALANPPVSEAEAIEAVDCMNGYQSRAGVWKWHTQAASLAHEQHHRRQWEDAYKYYWKELKIQEELEKQSVSCTEKPEMDDAIEAMNKAVQTWKDILWLEVKDYVMRLPDGANDRPYCAGQQVLNNATLQVIEQALTNGWNVSADITQPGTIEPPCFLPPVNEGKTRSRAVAEESTSLKLSIADTSRFMQGEITVCFRNEGSLPVRILDEIDDETSDFFFMTILGTERGDVRVLERKMGTMTFHRALNYRELAPGEEYHVTIPVCLDNVELEDWKQCSCELETRYYNQQGKNCFLGTLRAATKLVL